The Leptospira harrisiae genome segment GATCAAATAATACTTGTATGATGGCATCACCTGAACTTGTAGAAGAAGAAATCATATATCGCATCCCTGCGACTCCATTGATTGCTTGTTCTAAAGTGGTGATTGTTGATTGAACTAATACTTGTGCGCTTGCACCTGGAAAGGATAAAGTGATGGTTACCCTTGGAGGAGCAATTTCAGGAAATTGTGATACAGGAATGTTTTTTATAGAAATTAATCCTACAAAAACAATTAAAACGGATAAGACGATGGCTAGAACTGGTCGTTGGAGAAATTTAGTAAACATAAATTAATCTCCTAATGTGCAGCTAAATCAAAACTTTTCAGAATATTTTCACGAGATTCTACTTTATATTTGATAACATCATCATCATGAACTTTTCCAAGTCCTTCTAATAGAATGATACCATTTTCTGTTATGCCTGATTCGACTACGAATAGATGAGGAATCTCATTTGCTATTTTGATCTCAGTGGCTTTGATTTTACCTTTAAGATTAACTATATAAACGTAGTGTTTATCTAAAACTTCAAAGGTTGCTTTTTGAGGAATGATCAATGCATCGTTTAATTTTTCATGAACTACAACATTACCAGTTTCACCGTGACGCAAAAGTCTTTCTGGATTTGGGAATGTAGCTCGAAATGGTATTGTTCCTGTTTCGCTATCGAATTCTCCTTCGATTGTATCAGCGACACCTTCGTATTTGAAAAGTTGGTTATTTGCCATTAAAAATTTAACTTTTAATGGTTTATCCCCTGATTTCCTTTCATTTGTAAAATTTAGATAATCCTTTTCAGAAACATTAAAGTAAACCCAAAGTTTTGAAATATCAGATATGGTTGTTAAAAGTGTTCCTTCTTCTACCAAACTTCCAAGACGAACTTGGAAACGATCGGTAATCCCTGTAAACGGAGCCGTAACAGTTGCCAAGTTGAGATGGATTTGAGCCAAATCCATTGTTGCTTTATTTTTTTTCAATCTAGCTTTAATTAATGATAACTCCGTTTGTGAAACCACGTTCTCCTTAAAAAGTTTTTCTGTGTTTTCATATTCGATGGAAGTTGATTCATACTCAGCTTTTGCTTTTTCGTATTGAGCATTTACAAGCATTGGCATGACTTGAAAAAGTTTTTGTCCTTTTTTGACAACTTTTCCTTCATCCATATAGATGTTTGTTAAGTAACCTTTTTCAAAAGCCCTCACTTCAATCCTTTGAATCGCTTTTACCTGGGCCACGTAATTTTTTTCAATTGTTACATCTTGTTTCCAAGGATAAGCAGCTGTAAGAGAATTTTTTTCTTCGTGGTTGCCAGAATGACAGTTTACTAGAATAAAATTTAATAAGAATATACTAATGATAAATATTGAAAATTTGCGAATATGCGAGTTTTTATACTCTAAAGAAAATTCCATGGTGTCCTCACTTTGTGAACGCAATGTTACAACAAATGATTTTGATCTACGATCATCAGGCGGCATAGGTATGCTGCCATTAAAGGGAAAAGATGTTAGGTGGAATGGATGGGAGGAGCGCGGTTCTTTGGTTTTTCTAGACTTTCAATTGAAACAGGTTCTAATGAACCGAAAGCAATCAATTCAGAGAAAAAATCAACAAGTAGTGGAGAATAAGAAGATAAAGCAGAATGAATTTGATTCTGGTGGAAAAAATCTAACTTTGCTTCTTCTTCACTTGGTTCAGAAATACTGCTAACAACAGAGTTAAAATCATATAAACTCGATGGATTATATGATTTTGTTTCAACGTTGGAAGTAAAACTAGCCGGGTATCCTTCAGTGTTAGTACTGATGAATATAAGTGAGAATAGTATGATTGCTAATCTACTCATGACAGTTTTTTTCATTACCCGAACCATCTACTGCCAGGCAATTCCCGAAAGGAGAATTGTCAACAGTTTAAAACAATTCTAAATTTGATCCAAATATTAGAAGAGAAATTGTTTGTTTTGTTATTAAAAAAATATTTTTTATTTCGCAAAAATTACAGCTTCATTTGGGAACAAAACTAAACCACCGAGGTCCAACTCTTTTTCTAATTCAAATGAGGAAGATCGATTTGTTGTACTAAATAGAATTTCACCTAGGATCCATTTTCTTGGATAAGAAACATTGACTGGCTTTGAAGAAAAGTTCAAAAATATATATGTCTCTTCTTTACCTTCTCTTCTTCTGTAATAGAGCGCCTGTTTATCGGGGCTTAGAAAAATTTTTAACTTACCTTTTCTTAGAGACTTTCTGTCTTTTCTGAGTTGGATTAATTTTTTATAAGTGTAAAACAAAGAATTGGGATCTTCTTTTTGGGATTCCACATTGACATTATGAGCATCTTCATAAAGAGGAAGCCATGGTTTTCCTGTTGAAAATCCGGTTGTTTCTGTACCATTCCAAGGCATAGGAATGCGTTCAGGATCGCGACCAGGATGAAAAGGCCAATAACGTTTCCCAACCGGGTCTTGGATTTTGTTATAAGGAACTTTCTGGCGTTTCATTCCAATTTCTTCGCCGTAGTATAAAAACGGAGTTCCTCGAAGAGTTAACATCATACAAGCTGCGAGTTTTGCTCTTGATAAGGTATCTACACCTTTTTCATACCTTGTGATATGTCTTGGGAAATCATGGTTAGAAAGAGTATAGTTTGGCCAGTTGTCTTCTCCAAGTGCAGATTCAAAATCTTTTACGATTTGAAAGAACCGTTCGGCCTTCCATGGTGAGAAGAGGAACATAAAATTAAAAGCAAGGTGCAACTCATCATTTCTACCACAGTATGTTGCAGGTAGAAGAACATTTCCTGGGAAATCTTGCATGATCTCACCAACAAACATTCGTTTTTCGGGATAGGAATCTAAAAGTTTACGCATCCGTCGAAGGATTCCATGCATTTCGGGACGATCACGATCATAAGCATGCACTTGTTTATCATAAGGTCTCGGTCCTTTCATAAAGTAGGAGGCATTGTTTCTTAAAAATTCATCTTTTACATATAAGTTGACAACATCTAGTCTGAACCCATCTACTCCCATATCCAACCAAAACTTCATCATCTTGAATATGGCATCCTCTACATCGGGATTGCGCCAGTTGAGATCTGGTTGTTCTTTTAGAAAGGAATGGAAATAATACTCACCAGTACGTTTATCATATTCCCAACCGGAGCCTCCAAATGCGCCTAACCAATTATTTGGTGGTCCATTGTGGTTTGGTTCCTTCCATATATACCAATCTCTTTTGGGACTATTGACAGAAGATCTGGATTCAATAAACCAAGGATGCAGATGCGAGGTGTGATTGACCACAAGGTCCATAATGATTCGAATTCCACGTTTATGAGCTTCCTTTAACAAACGTTTAAAGGTTTGGATGTCTCCATACACAGGATCTATTTCTTCATAATCAGAAATATCATATCCAAAATCAAACATGGGAGATGGATATACTGGAGATAACCAGATTGCATCAATTCCAAGGGAATCTTTGGAACCGGCTAGGTAATCCAATCGTTCGATGATCCCTTCTAAATCTCCAATTCCATCTCCATCGGAATCTTGGAAACTACGT includes the following:
- a CDS encoding efflux RND transporter periplasmic adaptor subunit; translation: MEFSLEYKNSHIRKFSIFIISIFLLNFILVNCHSGNHEEKNSLTAAYPWKQDVTIEKNYVAQVKAIQRIEVRAFEKGYLTNIYMDEGKVVKKGQKLFQVMPMLVNAQYEKAKAEYESTSIEYENTEKLFKENVVSQTELSLIKARLKKNKATMDLAQIHLNLATVTAPFTGITDRFQVRLGSLVEEGTLLTTISDISKLWVYFNVSEKDYLNFTNERKSGDKPLKVKFLMANNQLFKYEGVADTIEGEFDSETGTIPFRATFPNPERLLRHGETGNVVVHEKLNDALIIPQKATFEVLDKHYVYIVNLKGKIKATEIKIANEIPHLFVVESGITENGIILLEGLGKVHDDDVIKYKVESRENILKSFDLAAH
- a CDS encoding alpha-glucosidase; amino-acid sequence: MAWWKEAVIYQIYPRSFQDSDGDGIGDLEGIIERLDYLAGSKDSLGIDAIWLSPVYPSPMFDFGYDISDYEEIDPVYGDIQTFKRLLKEAHKRGIRIIMDLVVNHTSHLHPWFIESRSSVNSPKRDWYIWKEPNHNGPPNNWLGAFGGSGWEYDKRTGEYYFHSFLKEQPDLNWRNPDVEDAIFKMMKFWLDMGVDGFRLDVVNLYVKDEFLRNNASYFMKGPRPYDKQVHAYDRDRPEMHGILRRMRKLLDSYPEKRMFVGEIMQDFPGNVLLPATYCGRNDELHLAFNFMFLFSPWKAERFFQIVKDFESALGEDNWPNYTLSNHDFPRHITRYEKGVDTLSRAKLAACMMLTLRGTPFLYYGEEIGMKRQKVPYNKIQDPVGKRYWPFHPGRDPERIPMPWNGTETTGFSTGKPWLPLYEDAHNVNVESQKEDPNSLFYTYKKLIQLRKDRKSLRKGKLKIFLSPDKQALYYRRREGKEETYIFLNFSSKPVNVSYPRKWILGEILFSTTNRSSSFELEKELDLGGLVLFPNEAVIFAK